A genomic window from Acinetobacter lwoffii includes:
- the urtD gene encoding urea ABC transporter ATP-binding protein UrtD gives MSEILQPHGGHATEGYGRPKEQGADFTHGIALYLEKVSVWFDAFRALNDLSLYIEEGELRCIIGPNGAGKTTLMDVITGKTRPTEGTAFFGQNYDLAKMSTEQIAEAGIGRKFQKPTVFENFTVMENLLLAAPKDKRVKKSFFSKLDPDAQNALDESLAQIRLQEFINKPAGLLSHGQKQWLEIGMLLMQRPKLILLDEPVAGMTDAETERTAELCLELKKNHTLVVVEHDMSFIDTISEKVTVLAQGAILAEGTLAEVQANEDVIEKYLGR, from the coding sequence ATGAGCGAGATCCTACAACCGCATGGTGGTCATGCCACTGAAGGCTATGGTCGTCCTAAAGAACAAGGCGCGGACTTTACCCACGGTATTGCGCTGTATTTAGAAAAAGTCAGCGTCTGGTTTGATGCTTTTCGTGCCTTAAATGATTTGTCGCTCTACATTGAAGAAGGGGAATTACGCTGCATCATCGGGCCGAACGGGGCAGGTAAAACCACCCTCATGGATGTGATTACCGGTAAAACGCGACCAACCGAAGGCACAGCATTTTTTGGGCAAAACTACGATTTAGCCAAAATGAGCACTGAACAAATTGCCGAAGCAGGCATTGGGCGTAAGTTCCAAAAACCGACCGTGTTTGAAAATTTCACCGTCATGGAAAATCTGTTACTTGCTGCACCCAAAGACAAGCGCGTGAAAAAGAGTTTCTTTAGCAAACTCGATCCCGATGCCCAAAATGCCCTGGATGAATCACTTGCGCAAATTCGTCTGCAAGAGTTCATTAATAAACCTGCTGGCTTGCTGTCGCATGGTCAAAAGCAATGGTTAGAAATCGGCATGTTGTTGATGCAACGTCCAAAACTGATTTTACTGGATGAACCTGTAGCAGGCATGACCGATGCCGAAACCGAGCGCACGGCGGAGCTGTGTTTAGAACTCAAGAAAAATCACACCCTCGTTGTGGTTGAGCATGACATGAGCTTTATCGATACTATTAGTGAAAAAGTCACGGTATTGGCACAAGGCGCAATTTTAGCAGAAGGCACATTGGCAGAAGTACAAGCCAATGAAGATGTCATTGAAAAGTATTTAGGACGTTAA